The following are from one region of the Phycisphaeraceae bacterium genome:
- the flgG gene encoding flagellar basal-body rod protein FlgG has protein sequence MAITALHSAATGLSALNTRLDVISNNLANVNTDGFKSSRANFEDLLYLEKRQPGVENAMGGIRPTGLYVGLGVKVSGTQLDFTQGSLINTERPLDLAIEGDGFFMVEVEPDRAPDGVAYTRAGNFAVNADGELVLANSNGPRLEPAINIPDDAISIEITSDGRVLVFQPGNADPAEVGQIQIANFINPQGLKQLGGNLFAETQSSGPPIVANPGEENFGTILQGFSEGSNVDPTKELINLIRTQRAYEMNSQSIRAADDALRTISQLGR, from the coding sequence ATGGCGATCACCGCACTGCACTCCGCCGCCACCGGGCTCTCGGCGCTCAACACGCGCCTGGATGTCATCTCGAACAACCTCGCGAACGTGAACACCGACGGCTTCAAGAGCAGCCGCGCGAACTTCGAGGACCTGCTCTATCTCGAGAAGCGCCAGCCGGGCGTCGAGAACGCGATGGGCGGCATCCGCCCGACGGGCCTCTATGTCGGCCTGGGCGTGAAGGTGTCGGGCACGCAGCTGGACTTCACGCAGGGCTCGCTGATCAACACCGAGCGCCCGCTCGACCTCGCGATCGAGGGCGACGGCTTCTTCATGGTCGAGGTCGAGCCCGACCGTGCGCCCGACGGCGTGGCCTACACGCGCGCCGGCAACTTCGCGGTCAACGCCGACGGCGAGCTGGTGCTCGCCAACAGCAACGGCCCGCGCCTCGAGCCGGCGATCAACATCCCCGACGACGCGATCAGCATCGAGATCACCTCCGACGGTCGCGTGCTGGTGTTCCAGCCCGGCAACGCCGACCCGGCGGAGGTCGGTCAGATCCAGATCGCGAACTTCATCAACCCGCAGGGGCTCAAGCAGCTCGGCGGGAACCTGTTCGCCGAGACGCAGTCGTCCGGACCGCCGATCGTCGCCAACCCGGGCGAGGAGAACTTCGGGACGATCCTGCAGGGCTTCTCCGAGGGCTCGAACGTGGACCCGACGAAGGAACTGATCAACCTGATCCGCACGCAGCGCGCGTACGAGATGAACAGCCAGTCGATCCGCGCCGCCGACGACGCGCTGCGGACCATCTCGCAGCTCGGGCGATAA
- a CDS encoding flagellar protein FlgN, translating to MPDTRTPNRTALETLLDELCSLLEALGREHRTLLGLSERKHRAISGAKHADLASCMRDESEVVQRIAGIEQRREPVVGALVQALGGPPVGAPRHWRANSDWIAARVGERHAERLRRHAGEVREVIAALRARNGAAGVAAETLARHIQGIIRTVDQRLSASGAYTPRGVVAAPASTLCGVDITS from the coding sequence ATGCCTGACACACGCACGCCCAACCGGACGGCGCTCGAAACGCTCCTCGACGAGCTGTGCTCGCTGCTCGAGGCGCTCGGGCGCGAGCACCGGACATTGCTGGGGCTGTCGGAGCGCAAGCATCGCGCGATCTCGGGGGCGAAGCACGCGGATCTGGCGTCGTGCATGCGCGACGAGAGCGAGGTCGTGCAGCGTATCGCCGGGATCGAGCAGCGGCGCGAGCCCGTCGTGGGGGCGCTCGTGCAGGCGCTGGGCGGTCCCCCGGTCGGGGCGCCGAGGCACTGGCGCGCGAACTCGGACTGGATCGCGGCGCGCGTGGGCGAGCGCCACGCGGAGCGCCTGCGCCGGCACGCCGGCGAGGTGCGCGAGGTGATCGCGGCGCTGCGCGCGCGCAACGGGGCGGCGGGAGTCGCCGCGGAAACGCTCGCGAGGCACATCCAGGGCATCATCCGCACCGTCGATCAGCGCCTGAGCGCGTCGGGCGCGTACACGCCCAGGGGCGTGGTGGCTGCCCCGGCGTCGACGCTGTGCGGCGTGGACATCACGAGCTGA
- the flgK gene encoding flagellar hook-associated protein FlgK, translated as MTLTNAFNIGHSALTASQVAIQVAGHNLANISTPGYTRQVARLQPVSGSDQGSGVYIGRGVRVVEVIRQIDEALQGRLIDGISRESHASVSLDILSGVESLLNELTGVDLSSELNTFFAAFSEFANNPAATETRATVVEAGVTLASFMRALRSDLTRVQRGIDQQIGSAVTRADEILQEIASINRAVVTSESGRTQYNDLRDRRDQLLVELSQLIEVNTVEQPNGSVDVFVGSTPIVLAGESRGVYFDQETRDGELVVTVRVRADDEKLRITSGRIGGLLELRDGSVKQTADELDRLASGLIFEVNRLHSSGRASSPLRDILGAQRVPLADQTLAFNDPANATLAALPFGPVNGSFTVVVRDGSGVEVRSVIEVDLDGIDATGAQGFGDDTSLDDLRAMLNAIPNLNAEITPAGQLRVFTDAGFDVNFENDTSGILATLGMNTYFVGTDAGDIAVRSDLVAEPLLLVGGLSDGTNETALAIATLRERPVASLGGLTLEDAWLKTVERVGVETAGAKTRANATRLVRENLEAQRAGISGVSADEETLNLIQFQRQYQAAARFINIVDEMLQTLLSIV; from the coding sequence ATGACGCTGACCAACGCCTTCAACATCGGGCATTCGGCGCTCACGGCGAGCCAGGTCGCGATCCAGGTCGCGGGCCACAACCTCGCGAACATCTCGACGCCCGGGTACACGCGCCAGGTCGCGCGCCTCCAGCCCGTCAGCGGGTCGGACCAGGGCAGCGGGGTCTACATCGGTCGCGGCGTGCGCGTCGTGGAGGTCATCCGTCAGATCGACGAAGCGCTGCAGGGGCGGTTGATCGACGGGATCTCGCGCGAGAGCCACGCGTCGGTGTCGCTCGACATCCTCAGCGGCGTCGAGTCGCTGCTCAACGAACTCACCGGCGTCGATCTCTCCAGCGAGCTGAACACTTTCTTCGCGGCATTCTCGGAGTTCGCGAACAACCCGGCGGCGACCGAGACGCGGGCGACCGTCGTCGAGGCGGGCGTCACGCTCGCGTCGTTCATGCGCGCGCTGCGGTCCGACCTCACGCGCGTGCAGCGAGGCATCGACCAGCAGATCGGATCGGCGGTCACGCGCGCCGACGAGATCCTCCAGGAGATCGCCTCGATCAACCGGGCGGTGGTGACATCCGAGTCCGGGCGAACCCAGTACAACGACCTGCGCGACAGGCGCGACCAGCTCCTCGTCGAGCTGAGCCAGCTGATCGAGGTCAACACGGTCGAACAGCCCAACGGGTCGGTCGATGTGTTCGTGGGGTCCACCCCGATCGTGCTGGCGGGCGAGTCGCGTGGCGTGTATTTCGATCAGGAAACACGCGACGGCGAGCTCGTCGTCACGGTGCGCGTGCGCGCCGACGATGAGAAACTGCGCATCACCTCGGGGCGCATCGGCGGGCTGCTCGAGCTGCGCGACGGCTCGGTCAAGCAGACCGCCGACGAGCTCGACCGGCTCGCGTCCGGGCTGATCTTCGAGGTCAACCGGCTGCACAGCTCGGGCCGGGCGTCGAGCCCGCTCCGGGACATCCTCGGTGCGCAGCGCGTGCCGCTGGCCGATCAGACGCTCGCGTTCAACGACCCGGCGAACGCCACGCTCGCCGCGCTGCCCTTCGGGCCGGTGAACGGCTCGTTCACGGTCGTCGTGCGCGACGGCAGCGGCGTGGAAGTGCGATCGGTCATCGAGGTCGATCTCGACGGCATCGACGCCACGGGCGCGCAGGGGTTCGGCGACGACACCTCGCTCGACGATCTGCGCGCGATGCTCAACGCGATCCCGAACCTCAACGCCGAGATCACGCCCGCTGGACAGCTGCGCGTCTTCACCGACGCCGGCTTCGACGTGAACTTCGAGAACGACACCTCGGGGATCCTCGCGACGCTGGGGATGAACACCTATTTCGTCGGGACCGACGCCGGCGACATCGCGGTGCGCTCGGACCTGGTCGCCGAGCCGCTGCTGCTGGTGGGCGGGCTGTCGGATGGCACGAACGAGACCGCGCTGGCGATCGCGACGCTTCGTGAGAGGCCGGTCGCGTCGCTGGGCGGGCTCACGCTCGAGGACGCGTGGCTCAAGACCGTCGAGCGCGTGGGCGTCGAGACCGCGGGGGCCAAGACGCGCGCGAACGCGACCCGGCTCGTGCGAGAGAACCTCGAGGCCCAGCGCGCCGGGATCAGCGGCGTGAGCGCCGACGAGGAAACGCTCAACCTGATCCAGTTCCAGCGCCAGTACCAGGCCGCCGCCCGGTTCATCAATATCGTCGACGAGATGCTCCAGACACTCCTCTCGATCGTGTGA
- the flgA gene encoding flagellar basal body P-ring formation protein FlgA, producing the protein MPRRLVILITLSMLSALSALGPACLAGTITLRASAAVNTGAPITLGDIATLEGDDALSLGGVVIREADAKHSRPVTLGEVRAALEKGGVNWGRLALRGGQACELRVNAPSHSTTGATPRATAVEPGDSAQAPTGERVQGRVIETLAGLFGVAHDDLRISFDDASRELLATPVQGRRVDVQTSAAASSRLMIRVWVYERDRVVAHGTIRADVRLRVNAVVLRAAVSRGERLTPEHLGQETLWMEPSGAPPVREMRDALGAVAKTRLDAGSVLRTDHVEPPLVIRRGDLVSVHALAGGLTVRTRARALADAREGELVELSRARDRKPFVARAAGPGIAVLDAGESDQR; encoded by the coding sequence ATGCCGCGACGACTCGTCATCCTGATCACCTTGAGCATGTTGAGCGCCTTGAGCGCCTTGGGCCCGGCGTGCCTGGCGGGAACGATCACGCTGCGCGCCAGCGCCGCCGTCAACACCGGCGCACCGATCACGCTCGGCGACATCGCGACGCTCGAGGGCGACGACGCGCTGTCGCTCGGGGGCGTCGTCATCCGCGAGGCCGACGCGAAGCACAGCCGGCCTGTCACGCTGGGCGAGGTCCGCGCCGCGCTCGAAAAAGGCGGCGTGAACTGGGGGCGACTGGCGCTGCGAGGGGGCCAGGCGTGCGAACTGCGAGTCAACGCACCGAGTCACTCGACGACGGGCGCGACACCCCGGGCGACGGCAGTCGAGCCGGGCGACTCGGCGCAGGCGCCCACCGGGGAGCGCGTGCAGGGCCGCGTGATCGAGACCCTGGCCGGGCTGTTCGGCGTCGCGCACGACGACCTGCGCATCAGTTTCGACGACGCGTCGCGTGAACTCCTCGCGACGCCTGTGCAGGGCCGGCGCGTGGACGTGCAGACCAGCGCCGCGGCTTCGTCGCGGCTGATGATCCGCGTGTGGGTGTACGAGCGCGACCGCGTCGTCGCGCACGGCACGATCCGGGCGGATGTGCGCCTGCGTGTGAACGCCGTGGTGCTCCGCGCCGCGGTCAGCCGCGGCGAGCGGCTGACGCCCGAGCACCTCGGGCAGGAAACGCTGTGGATGGAGCCCAGCGGCGCGCCGCCGGTGCGCGAGATGCGCGACGCGCTGGGCGCGGTCGCGAAGACGCGTCTGGACGCCGGCTCGGTGCTGCGCACGGATCATGTCGAGCCGCCGCTGGTGATCCGTCGTGGGGACCTGGTGTCCGTGCACGCGCTCGCCGGCGGGCTGACGGTGCGGACTCGCGCGAGGGCGCTTGCCGATGCGCGCGAGGGCGAGCTGGTGGAGCTGAGCCGGGCGCGCGACCGCAAGCCGTTCGTCGCGCGGGCCGCCGGCCCGGGGATTGCGGTGCTGGACGCCGGCGAGAGCGATCAGAGATAA
- a CDS encoding flagellar basal body L-ring protein FlgH, with product MTTRDRATRACIGALFACASAASAQSLFHVVPPAPPSAPAPGLPQPSSVVAGQPLPANPVANLDGVSLYAVQPLPPRQIQVNDLITIIVNQSSRIDRQQSLDTEKESKNRFEVNEFPDLGELLQGRLRVNANPNLPRLDVNSKREFDGEGQQARRDAITARITAKVLDVKPNGQVVLEARASIISDDEEQVMLISGVCRAEDITQTNTVQSTQLADLRLAIYHSGELREASKKGIFTKLLDTIFNF from the coding sequence ATGACGACACGAGACCGCGCAACCCGGGCCTGCATCGGCGCACTCTTCGCGTGCGCGAGCGCCGCGTCGGCGCAGAGTCTGTTCCATGTCGTGCCGCCGGCGCCCCCGTCCGCGCCGGCCCCGGGCCTGCCGCAGCCCTCGTCGGTGGTCGCCGGCCAGCCCTTGCCGGCGAACCCGGTGGCGAATCTGGACGGGGTGAGTCTGTACGCCGTCCAGCCCCTCCCTCCCCGGCAGATCCAGGTGAACGACCTGATCACGATCATCGTGAACCAGTCGAGCCGGATCGATCGTCAGCAATCGCTCGACACCGAGAAGGAATCGAAGAACCGCTTCGAGGTCAACGAGTTCCCCGATCTCGGCGAGCTGCTGCAGGGTCGCCTGCGCGTGAACGCGAACCCGAACCTGCCCCGTCTGGATGTGAACTCGAAGCGCGAGTTCGACGGCGAGGGCCAGCAGGCCAGGCGCGACGCCATCACGGCGCGGATCACCGCGAAGGTGCTGGATGTGAAGCCCAACGGGCAGGTGGTGCTCGAGGCGCGGGCCTCGATCATCTCCGACGACGAGGAGCAGGTGATGCTGATCTCGGGCGTCTGCCGCGCCGAGGACATCACGCAGACCAACACGGTGCAGTCGACGCAGCTGGCGGATCTTCGCCTGGCGATCTACCACTCCGGCGAGCTGCGTGAGGCCTCGAAGAAGGGGATCTTCACGAAGCTGCTGGACACGATCTTCAACTTCTGA
- a CDS encoding flagellar basal body P-ring protein FlgI, with the protein MGTLRAMVAHPVAVLALLCVLCASAAHGASVKEIARLEGQGKSVLRGFGLVIGLPGTGDKADQLVVARPLAKLLENEGNPIGNFTELANARSVALVMVTCEIPATGARVDDEIDVFVSSINNAPSLAGGRLFLAPLRGPLPGQGVFAFAEGPVIIEGANNATGRVRGGAKLVQNINMQTVAPDGTITLVIHSAFAGWSTSQLLASIVNQHRLGLEESGEELARAMSERVIRIRIPEVERPDPANFIADIMGIRFDSSLLDLPARIVVNEREGAIVATGNVEIGPTLITYRDLVINTAPAGGAQAQQLVGPSRWAAVQTTGRPNETARLQDLLAAFRQIDLPVDDQIAILNLLRRSGNLHAEIITD; encoded by the coding sequence ATGGGAACGCTTCGTGCGATGGTTGCGCACCCGGTGGCGGTCCTTGCGCTGCTGTGCGTGCTCTGCGCGTCGGCGGCCCATGGGGCGAGCGTGAAGGAGATCGCGCGCCTCGAGGGGCAGGGCAAGAGCGTCCTGCGCGGGTTCGGGCTGGTCATCGGCCTGCCCGGCACGGGCGACAAGGCCGACCAGCTCGTGGTGGCCCGCCCGCTCGCCAAGCTGCTCGAGAACGAGGGCAACCCGATCGGGAACTTCACCGAACTCGCCAACGCGCGCAGCGTCGCGCTGGTCATGGTCACCTGCGAGATCCCGGCGACGGGCGCGAGGGTGGACGACGAGATCGATGTCTTCGTCTCGTCGATCAACAACGCGCCGAGTCTGGCGGGCGGGCGCCTGTTCCTGGCGCCGCTGCGTGGCCCGCTGCCCGGGCAGGGGGTGTTCGCCTTCGCCGAGGGGCCGGTGATCATCGAGGGCGCCAACAACGCGACCGGGCGCGTTCGGGGCGGGGCGAAGCTCGTCCAGAACATCAACATGCAGACCGTCGCGCCCGACGGGACGATCACGCTGGTGATCCACTCGGCGTTCGCCGGGTGGTCGACCTCGCAGTTGCTCGCGAGCATCGTGAACCAGCACCGGCTGGGGCTCGAGGAGTCCGGCGAGGAGCTGGCCAGGGCGATGAGCGAGCGCGTGATCCGCATCCGCATCCCCGAGGTGGAGCGCCCCGACCCGGCGAACTTCATCGCCGACATCATGGGCATCCGCTTCGATTCGTCGCTGCTCGACCTGCCGGCGCGGATCGTGGTGAACGAGCGCGAGGGCGCGATCGTCGCGACCGGGAACGTCGAGATCGGCCCGACGCTGATCACCTATCGGGACCTGGTGATCAACACCGCCCCGGCCGGCGGCGCGCAGGCGCAGCAACTCGTCGGGCCGAGTCGCTGGGCGGCGGTGCAGACCACCGGGCGCCCGAACGAGACGGCTCGTTTGCAGGACCTGCTCGCCGCGTTCCGGCAGATCGACCTGCCGGTCGACGACCAGATCGCGATCCTCAACCTGCTCCGTCGCAGCGGCAACCTGCACGCCGAGATCATCACGGACTGA